Genomic segment of Mycolicibacterium psychrotolerans:
GTGATCGCCGCGACGCGTGGATCGGCACGCAGCTGCTCGAGCGTCTCGGGGAGCGGGAGCCGCCAGTTCGGATACTCGTCAACGGTGCCGGGCAGATTGGGCTGGCGCGTCTCGCCGATGACGTCGTAAGGCGAGATGAGCTTGAGCCGGGTCGGCGTCGCGGCCAGCATGCGGTGCATCGCGAGGATGACCGCCGACTCGTCGGACTGCTCGTCCGCGGCCAGTAGACCCTCGGAGGTCAACAGCGCCGACCATTCCGCGCGTTCCTTGTCGGCGTTGGCCTGTTCGGCCGGAACATCGTCGAGCAGGCCGAGGTCGGCCCGCGCCCGTACATGCTCACCGCCGAGGAAGCCGGCCGCGGTGGGCAGATCGTGGGTGGAGATACTCGCGGCGGCCCGTTCCGGCCACCGGGCCGGCGGCAACAACGGCTCGGCCGGGTCGTCCAGGTCGCGGGTGAACCACGACACCGCGCATCCCAGCATCCCGTTGTCCGCCAACGCCTGCGTGACCTCCGGCTCGACGGTGCCCAGATCCTCTCCGACCACCGTGGCGTGCGCCCGATGCGCCTCGAGGGCCAGCACCGCCAGCATCGCCTCCGCGTCGTAGTGCACGTAGGTGCCGCGATCCGGACCGTCGCCGGGCGGAATCCACCACAGCCGCCACAGCCCCGCGACATGGTCGATGCGCAGGCCGTCGGCATGCGACAGCACCGCGCGCAGCATGTCCCGCAGGGGACCGTAGCCGTTGGCGGCCAACCGGTCCGGGCGCCACGGCGGAAGCCCCCAGTCCTGCCCGCGCGGAGTGAAGTTGTCCGGCGGTGCACCGATGCTGACACCGGTGGCCAGCACATCGGCCAGCGCCCACGCGTCGGCACCGTCGGCGTCCACGCCGACCGCCAGGTCGTGCAGCACCCCCAGCGCCATCCCGGACCTGTTGCCGGCATCCCGCACCGCTGCCAACTGCTCGGCACACCGTTGCTGCACCCACGCGTGAAACGCCAACCGAGGAGCCAATTCCCGGCGGGCCGACGCCACGGCAGCCCCGGACACGTCACGCAGCGGCTCGGGCCAGCGGCTCCACCGGCCGCCGTGCCGTTCGGCGAGCGCGCAGTAGGTGGCCCAGTCGCGCAGACCGTCCGAGGCCGTGGCGTCACCCAGCGGATCCGGCCGGCCCGCCGAACGCCAGAGCAGTTCCAGCGCCGACCGTTTCGCCGCCCACACCAGGTCGTGGTCGATGCGCGGGGTGCTCGCCGACACCCGCAGGGCATCGATCTCCGCGCGGGTCGCGGGCTCGGCCTGCCGGTAGGCTTCGAGGTCCTCGATGCGCAGCGCGAGCGGATTGGCGAACCGCCGACTCGAGGGAGTGTAGGGCGACGGCTGCACCGGATGCGTGGGCCCCGGAGCATGCAGTGGATTGAGAAGCACTGCGCCGCAACCATGTTCGGTGACCGTCCAGTCCATGAACTCGCGCAGGTCGCCCAGGTCGCCGATGCCCCAGGACCGCGCGGAGCGCAGCGCGTAGAGCTGCAGCATCCAGCCCCAGGTGTCGGGCGCGGTGGGCACCTGAGGGGGCGCGGCCACCACGGTGACCTCCTGCCCGTCGCGGGTGTGCAGTCGGTACCAGCCGGGTGCCAGGTCGGCGGGGATCTCGTCGCGCACCTCGATCCGGGAGCCGTCCTCGGCGACCAGCATCGCCGCCTGCGGCACCGGCCGGGGTTGCCCGGTCAACCGGACCGCCAGCGTGGGCGGCAGCACCCCGGCGCGGCTGCGCTCCTCGAGCCGGATCAGCTCGGCGCGACGCTGCTCTTCGGTGCGGGCCTCGACCTCCAGCAGTCCGAGCACCCGGATGACGACGTCGGCGTCGACGTTCACCGGCTCCCGGCGCTCGTTGCGGTAAGACGTCGCGACCCCGTGGGCCGCCGCCAGCCGCCGGAGATCCTCGGGTACGGGCGTAGGGGAGTCGGTCACCGCGCTGCTATACCCCGGACGGGATTCCTTACACCGGGGGCCTAGGCGATGGCAGCGCCGACCAGGTAACCGATGCCGTAGGTGATCGCCAAGGCGAGACCGCCGCCGATCACGTTGCGCATCACCGCGCGTTGCTTGGGCGCCCCTCCGAGCCCGGCGGAGACCGCGCCGGTGAGGACCAGCGCGGCCAGTACGGCGACGACAGTGACCGGGATGCGCCATGCGGTGGGCGGCAGGATGATCGCGATGATCGGCAACAGGGCGCCGATGGTGAACGCCAGCGCCGAGGACAGCGCCGCGTGCCACGGGTTGGTCAGTTCGCCTGGCGTGATGCCCAATTCGATCTCGGCGTGCGCGGCGAACGCGTCGTGGTCGGTGAGCTCCTCGGCGACCGTGCGCGCGGTGGCCGTCGTCAGGCCTTTCTCCTCGTAGAGCGCGGCGAGTTCGTCGAGCTCGGCGGCCGGGTCGTCGCGCAGCTCTCGGCGTTCCTTGCTGAGCAGCGCCTTCTCGGTGTCGCGCTGCGTGCTGACCGACACATACTCGCCCAGGGCCATCGACACCGCGCCGGCGGCCAGGCCGGCGATACCGGCGGTGAGGATCGGGCCGCGCTCGGCCGCGGCCGCGGCGACACCGACGACGATGCCGGCGGTGGACACGATGCCGTCGTTCGCCCCCAGGACCCCGGCGCGTAACCAATTCAGCTTGGCGGCAACGGAACCGACATGGGGCTCGGCAGGATGGGAAGGAATGGCCACCGCGTCACCGTAACCACGTTCGCAGCACTCTGCCAGCAAACCAAGGCTTGCCATAGCGGCTCCGGCAACGGGGGTCTTAGGGCCCTGTCCGCCGTGGCCACCCGGTCCCACACTGAGGTGGTGGCACTGAGCCGGCGGCGCTTCCTGTCCGCCGCGTTGGCAGGAGCGGCGCTGACCGCGTGTGCGCGGCACGACGCTGCGCCCGCTGCCGTGCGTCCCGAAGCGGGCCTGGCCGAGGCGATCGCCCGGACCGAGGCGGCCCGCCCCCACACCGGCAGGACCGTCACCGCACACCTGCGTGCCGGGTCGAGCGACCTGGACCTGGGCGGCCCGGTGGTCCGCAGCCTCGCCTACGACGGCCGGGTGGCGGGCCCGCTGGTGCGGGCGAACGTCGGGGACGAGCTGGCGATCGGCGTCACCAACGGACTCGACCACCCGACGTCGGTCCACTGGCACGGCATCGCGCTGCGCAACGACATGGACGGTGCCGCCCCGGCCACCCCCGAGATCGCCCCCGGCGAGGAGTTCACCTACCGGTTCACCTCACCGGTACCCGGTAGCTACTGGGCGCACCCCCACGCCGGGCTGGACACCGACTACGGGCTGTATCTGCCGGTCATCATCGACGACCCGGCCGACCCCGGCGACTACGACGCGGAGTGGATCGTGGTGCTCGACGACTGGACCGCGGGCGTGGGCCCCGACCCGCACGACATTCTCGACGGACTGCGCTCCCGGCGGATGTCGATGCACGGCATGCCGGGCATGGGTGGCGCGGGGAACTCGCTGCTCGGCGGTGACGGCGGCGACGTGAGCTACCCCTACTACCTCGTCAATGGCCGGATACCTTCGGCGCCAACTGCTTTCACCACACAGCCCGGGCAGCGGGTGCGCATCCGGATCATCAACGCCGCCGCCGACACCGCGTTCCGGGTAGCGCTGGCGGGACACCGGATGACGGTCACGCACACCGACGGCTATCCGGTCGATCCCGTCGACGTGGATGCGGTGCTGCTGGGCATGGGGGAACGCTACGACGTGCTCGTCACCGCGGCCGACGGCGTCTTCCCGCTGCTGGCGTTTGCGGAAGGCAAGAACGGTGCGGCGCGCGCGCTGTTGCGTACCGGGGCCGGCAGCGATCCGGGCCCGGACTTCCGGCCCGCCGAGCTGGCGGGCCAGGTTGCCACGGCGGCCGCTCTGAGTGCCGCGTCGCCCGTCCGGCTCGCACCCAGGGCGCCCGACGCCGAACTGCAGGCCGTGCTCTCCGGCGGCATGATGGGCTACGACTGGCGGATCAACGGCCGGCCCTTCACCGACGCCGTCCCGCTGACCGTCGGTGAGAACCAGCGCGCCGTGCTGCGGTTCGTCAACCGGTCGATGATGTGGCATCCGATGCACCTGCACGGGCACACGTTCGAGGTGCTGCGATCCGACGGCGCCCCCGGGCCGCGTAAGGACACCGTGATCGTCGCGCCGATGCAGGCGGTTGCCGTCGCGTTCGACGCCGACAACCCAGGGGTGTGGATGCTGCACTGCCACAACGGCTATCACATGGACGCCGGAATGATGACCACCCTGGAGTACGTCTGAGGTCTGGGCAGGCATAGCCTCGTACAGATGAAGTTCGGCATCTCCACCTTCGTCAACGACGACACCATCGACACCGTGTCCCTGGCACGGGCGATCGAGGAGCGCGGCTTCACGTCCCTGGCCGTCGCCGAGCACACCCACATCCCGGCCAGCCGGCAGTCGCCCTATCCGCTCGGCGGTGATCTGCCGTCCATCTACTACCGCACGCTGGACCCGTTCGTCACGCTGGCGGCGGCGGCCGCGGTCACCTCGAAGATCGAATTGATCACCGGCATCGCGCTTCTGATCCAGCGCGACCCGATCATCACGGCCAAGGAGGCCGCCAGCATCGACCTGATCTCCGGCGGGCGGTTCGTCCTCGGTGTCGGCGCGGGCTGGAACATCGAGGAACTGCGCGACCACGGCACCGATCCGAAGACGCGCGGCGCGCTGCTCGACGAACGGATCGAGGCCATCAAGGCGCTGTGGACCACCGAACCCGCCGAGTACCACGGACGCTTCGTCGATTTCGACGCGTCCTACTGCCGGCCCAAGCCGGTGCGCACACCGCACCCGCCGGTGTTCATCGGCGGTGATTCCGACGCCACGGTCAAACGGGTGATCCGGCACAAGGCCGGCTGGATCTCCAATCCGCTGCCGGTCGAGCGGCTGCGCCTGCGGATCGACCAGATCACCGAGGGCGCCGGGCACGACGTCCCGCTGACGATGTTTGCCGCGCCGAACGACCCGCAGTACTGGAGTGCCGCAGCCGAACTGGGCTTCGGGGAACTGGGCCTGCTGCTGCCGACCAAACCGCTCGACAAGTCACTGCGCATCCTCGATCAGCTCGCGGAGGGAGTCGCGCAGTTCCGCTGAGCTAACGGGTCGCGGCGGCGCGAATGCGCGCGGCGACCGGCACGGGAACCGGCGCGGGCACCTGCGCGGTGCGCCGCGCGCGCTGCCCATCCCGGGTGATCCGCCGGGTCAGGATCCGCTCGTCGCGGGCACTCACGGACCGGTGGCGGGCCGCCAGGAGGTCGAGCTGCTGCCAGCTCAAGCCGTCGAGGTCACCGTCGGCGTCGTGGGTGGCGACGACCACCGCTCCGCGCAGCAGCGGGACCGTCTTCGCGGTGAAGTTCGTTGTGGCAAGCAGTAATTCGGTGGCGCGGCGGTTGACGCGGCGCTGACAGCCCGGCGTGGAGGAGCTGAACCAGAAGTCGAACTGCCGGTCGGCACTGCTCAGCGATTGCAGTCCGCGGTCGTGGATGAGTCGGTCGACGTCGGCCTTGGTGTAGGCGCGTGTCTCATAGACGGCGCCCTGGGCGCTGAAGTACAGGATGGTGTTCATGATGATGATCCATTCGTCACTTTCTTCGGGTGGGTGGCGCGTCGGATCGCGTCGTCCGCGTCGTTACTGGAGTTACCCATGTGACAAATGAGACAAACCTTGATAACGAATCGAAACCCTTCCTTGCCGAGCGGGGGCAACATACGGTCAGGCCATGGACTTCGAGGACTACCGGACCTATGACGCCACCGGCCTGGCCGAGCTGGTGGCCACCGACAAGGTGTCGGCGACCGAGTTGCTGACACTGGCCCGGGACCGCGCCGCGGCGGTGAACCCGCGGATCAACGCCATCGTGCGCGACATCCCGGCACCCGAGCCGGGCGACGGCCCCTTCGCTGGCGTGCCGTTCCTGATCAAGGACCTCGGCCAGGATTACGCCGGGACGCCCACCGGAGCCGGTTCGCGTGCGCTGGCGTCGCGGCCGGCCCCCGAGCACTCCACCGTCGTGCAGCGCTGGCTCGACGCAGGCCTGGTGATCTTCGGCAAGACCAACACCCCCGAGTTCGGCGCCAAGGGGGTCACCGAACCGGCGGCCCACGGGCCGGCCCGCAACCCGTGGAACCTCGCCCACAGCCCGGGCGGCTCGTCGGGCGGAGCGGCCGCCGCGGTCGCCGCGGGCATCGTGCCGTGCGCGGGAGCGAGCGACGGCGGAGGGTCGATCCGCATCCCTGCGGCGTGCTGCGGGCTCGTCGGTCTCAAACCCGGCCGCGGACTGGTGCCGTCGGGGCCGCGCGCAGCGGAGCCGATGCACGGCGCCGCCGTGCAGGGCGTCGTCTCACGCACCGTGCGCGACACCGCGGCCATGCTCGACGTGCTGCGCGGAGGCGAGCCCGGCGGACCGTACGTGCCCGGCATACCCGACGCGTCGTTCGCATCCTGCCTGGACACCGAACCTGGCCCGCTGCGCATCGGGGTGCGGGTGCCGTCGGCGATCACTCCTCACCCCCATCCGGAGGCCTACGCCGCGGTCGAGAACACCGTGCGGATCCTGACCGACCTCGGGCACCACGTCGACGAACTCCCGCAGGCCCCGTTCGACGATGCCGCACTGGCCCGGGACTTCCTGCTGACCTGGTTCGTCTCCATCGCCTTCGAAGTCGGGGAAGCCAAGAGACTGACCGGGGCGGGCGACGCCTCCTTCGAACGGGACACGCTGATCATGGCCGCGCTGGGCCGCGCGACCAGCGGTGTCGATTACGTCGACGCCGTGGCGCGCCGCCACGAACACACCCGCCGGCTCACCACGTTCTTCGAGTCCCACGACCTGCTGCTCACCCCGACACTGGCGACCCCGCCGCCCAGGATCGGGGCGTTCGACCTGCCCGCCGCCCTGGCCCGATCGGCCGACGTCCTGCTCAAGACCCGGACCGCAGGCATGCTGCGGTACACGAAGATCGTCGACGACATGGTCGACGACAACCTCGGCTGGGTGCCCTACACCCAGTTGGCGAATCTCACCGGGCGGCCGGCGATCTCGCTGCCGCTGCACTGGACCGCCGACGGGCTGCCGCTCGGGGTCCAGTTCGTCGCGCCGCTGGCCGGGGAGTCGCGACTGATCCAGCTGGCCGCGCAGCTGGAACGGGCGGTGCCCTGGTTCGACCGGGTGGCGGCGATCTAGCGGGGACGCCCCGTCGGTGAATCGGCTTCGCGCCGTTCCTGTTTGAGCCTGTCCTTGCTGCGGATCAGGCGCAGCAGCGTGACCAGGGCCAGACCGCCGACGATGTTGCACACCACCGTGTAGCCGAACCAGGAGAGCCAGTCGAGGTAACCGAACGAGGTGTTCCCGGCGATCAGTGCGCCGAAGATCAGCAGCGAGTCCAGGATCGAGTGGAACATCTGCAGACCGGCCAGCAGGAACGCCCCGGCGACGGCCGCCGCGATCTTCGCCGGCATCGAATCGGTGCCGTGCTGCATGCGCGTCATGAGCGTGATCGCCATCCCGCCCAGCAGCGCGAGCGTGATCGACTCGGCGTTCAGCGGCGCGTCGACGTAGTGCTGCGCGGACTCGACGGTCTGGCCGTGCAGCTTCGGAAACGCCGTCATCACCAGCCACATGATCAGCCAGCCGCCGACGAGGTTGGCCGCCAGCGTGCCGCTCCACAGCTTCACCAGCTGCGCCACGCTGGCGCGCTTGGCGGCCACCGTGGTGACGGGCACCAGGAATCCCTCGGTGAACAACTCGCTGCGGCCCAGCAGCAGCGCCAGGAAGCCGATCGAGAAGGCCAACCCCGCCAGGAGCGGGTTATCGGTCGCCACCAGCACCGACAGGTAGGCCAGGACCCCCATCGCCACCTCGGTGCCGCCGAAGAACCCGGTCACCAGCACCTCACGCCAGCTGCGGTGCAGCCGCTGCGTGCCCTCGTCGACCATGCGGTTGAAGGCCTGCTCGAGGGCATCCTCGATCGGGCTGTCGGAATCGCCGAGGTCACGCTGGTCTGTAGTGCTCATCGCGCGGGGGTACCCGTTCGGCGCGGTCTTGCGCACGGCCCGGCTGTGACCGTGCTTCCATGTCACGGATGACGATCGCCCAGTTCCGCGACTACCAGCGGTCCTGGCTACGCGGCGACGTCCTGGCCGGTCTCACGGTCGCGGCCTACCTCATCCCGCAGGTGATGGCGTACGCCACGGTGGCCGGACTCCCGCCGGTGGCCGGGCTGTGGGCAGCGCTGGTGCCGATGGCCGTGTACGCGGTGCTGGGCTCGTCGCGGCAACTCTCGGTCGGCCCCGAGTCCACCACCGCGCTGATCACCGGCACGGCGCTGGCACCGCTGGCCCACGGCGACCCGGTGCGCTATGCCGCGCTGGCGGCCGTGCTCGCGATACTCGTCGGCGCGGTGTGCCTGCTGGCCAGCCTCGTCCGGCTGGGCTTCCTCGCCGAGTTGCTCAGCCAGCCCGTGCTGGTCGGCTACCTGACCGGCGTCGCGATGCTGATGATCGCGGGCCAGCTCGGCAAGCTGACCGGCACCACGGTCGACGGTCAGGAGTTCACCGCCCAGGTGCGGTCGTTCCTGTCGGGCCTGGACGGTGCGCACTGGCCGACCGTGGTGCTGTCACTGTCGGCGCTGGCGCTGCTGCTGGTGCTGTGGTGGCTGATCCCGCGCTGGCCAGGACCGCTGATCACCATCGCGGTCACGACGCTGGTGGTCGCGGTGTTCGCCCTGGAAGGCGACGGCATCCGGCTGGTCGGGCCGATCCCCAGCGGCCTGCCACCGCTGGGCTTTCCCGGGGTCGGCCTCGCGGACGTCGCCGGGCTGGTGATTCCCGCCGTCGGCATCGCCCTGGTCGCGTTCTCCGACAACGTGCTCACCGCGCGGTCGTTCTCGTCGCGCCGGTCGGAGCGCATCGACGCCAACGCCGAACTGCGCGCGCTGGGGGCCTGCAACGTCGGCGCCGGGCTCACGCACGGCTTCCCGGTCAGCTCGAGCGCGAGCCGGACCGCGCTTGGCGAATCGGTGGGCAGCCGCACCCAGGCGTACTCGCTGGTGGCGCTCGCCGTCGTGCTCCTGGTGATGGTGGCCGGGCGGGGACTGCTCGCCCTGTTCCCGACCGCAGTGCTTGGCGCGCTGGTGGTCTACGCCGCCATCCGACTGGTCGACGTCGCACAGTTCCGGAGACTGCGGCGGTTCCGGCTCAGCGAGTGGTTGCTCGCGGTGGTGACGACGGTGGCGGTGCTGGGGCTCGGTGCGCTGTACGGCGTCCTGGCCGCGATCGCCGTGTCGGTCCTCGAGCTGCTGCGCCGCGTCGCCCGGCCCCACGACGCGATCCTGGGATTCGTGCCGGGGCTTGCCGGGATGCACGACATCGACGACTATCCGACGGCGAGCCCCCTGGCCGGGCTGCTGGTCTACCGCTACGACGCGCCGCTGTTCTTCGCCAACGCCGAGAACTTCCGGCAGCGCGCCCTGGCCGCGGTCGAGAACAGCGCCGATCCGGTGCGGTGGTTCCTGCTCAACGCGGAGGCCAACGTCGAGGTCGACCTGACGGCCCTCGACGCGCTGAGTCAGTTACGCACCGAATTGCAAAGTCAGGGAATCGAATTCGCGATGGCACGGGTCAAGCGGGAGCTCCACGACGATCTGGTGGCCGCCGGGCTGATCGACGCGATCGGCGAGGACAGGATCTTCCCGACGCTGCCCACCGCGGTCGACGCGTTCCGCCGCGCGCACCCGACCGGCTAGCCGCGCGGTGGCGGGAAGTACATCTCCTGGCGCACCGTGCACACCAGCCGCCCGTCGCGGTTGAACATCGTCCCGCTCGCCAGTGCCAGCGTGTCGGTGCTGCTCGGGGAGGACTGGTCGTAGAGGAGCCAGTCCGACAGATCCGCCGGTCCGTGGAACCACACCGAGTGGTCCCGCTGTGCCGACGCGCCGACCTTCCCGCGCGCCGCGTACGCCGGTTCGGTCAGCGTCACCGCCGACAGATAGGCGACCAGCGCCGCCGTCAACGTCGCGTCGCAGCGCACCGGCCCGTCCGGCCGCCACCAGATCCGCGACCGCGCCGGCGGCGACCGGTCGGCGTCGACGATGCGCCGTTCGAACCACCGCAGACTCGACCACTGCCCCGGCGTCACGTCGTCGGATTCGGCGAAGTGCGGCGCGACGACGGGCAGCGCCTCCGGTTGCGGCACCTCCGGAGCCGGCGGCTGGTACCCGCCGGCGGCGGAGCCCGCGGTCAGCGTGAACGACGACATCGCCTCGAGCAGGATCTGCTCGTCCTGGCGCGCGGTCACGCGGCGAACCGAGAAGGTGCGGCCCTCCTGCAGATCCACGACGTCGAACCGCACCGGACGGCGGGCATCGCCCGGCCGCAGGAAGTAGGTGTGCACGCTGTGCGGCGCGCGCCCCGGCGCAGTCAGACCCGCCGCCAGCAGCGCCTGCGCCGAGATGTGCCCGCCGAGGATGTGATGAGCCGGCGCAGGCAGCTGCTCGCCGAGGAAGGCACGCGCGTCGACACGGGTCAGGGCCATCGAGGCGAGCACGTCGCCGAGCGAGGAGGGCACGCCACGAGATTGTGCCGCAGCCGGGTTTGCTCTGATCGCCGGTGGTCAATATCACCTCAATGCCGGGTTTCAGCGACGTACTCGAATGGGTCAAGCACGAACTGTCGGCCCGGGTGCCCAAGGCCGATCTCGACCAGCGCGACGCCGACTACATCCGGGAGCAACTGCCAGGCCTGTGGTTGCTGGCATCGCTGTACTTCCGCGCGGACGTCCGCGGGCTCGACCGGATTCCGAAGGACGGGCCGGTGCTGCTGGTCGGCAACCACAGCGGCGGAAACCTGCCGCCCGACACCTTCGTGTTCACGTTGGCGTTCTGCTCGTATTTCGGCGTGGAGCGGCCGTTCTACCAGCTGGCGCACAACCTGGTGGTGTCCATGCCGGGCCTCGGCTCACTGCGCAAGTTCGGCACCGTCGCGGCCAACCACGACAACGCGGCGCTGGCCCTGAAATCCGGTGCGGCGCTGCTGGTCTACCCCGGCGGCGACTACGAGGTGTTCCGGCCGTCCTGGAAGCGCCACGACGTCGACTTCGGTGGACGGAAGGGCTACGTGACACTGGCCCGCGAGGCGGGAGTGCCGATCGTTCCCGTCGCCAGTGTCGGCGGGCAGGAGGCCGCGCTGTTCCTGGACCGCGGGCAGTGGCTGGCCCGGCTGCTGGCCGTGGACAAGATCGCCCGGCTCAAGAGCGTCCCGATCCTGCTCGCACCGCCGTGGGGACTGGCGATCAGCGACATGGTTCCCAGGTTGCCCCTGCCCACGAAGATCGTCATCGAGGTGCAGGACCCGATCGACGCCGAGGACATCGCCGCAGGCGACGACGACGTCATCAACGACAAGGTGCTGGCCAGCCTGCAGGGCGCGGTCGACCGGCTCGGCGCCGAGCGCCGTTTCCCGGTGCTCGGTTAGGAGAGACGATGCGGCTGTCGCGAAGCAGGATCTTCGGCGTCGATCCACACATCGTGTGGAAGCACGTCAGCGACCCGACCTGCTACCCCGAGTTCATGGCACACCTCGAGCGCTGGGAGACGGTCACCGACGGTCCGGTCGGCATCGGATCGCGGTTCACCGTGCACTGGCGCGTCGGCTCGGTGCCGATCGGGGGAGTGATCGAGGTGGTGGAGTTCGACGACGCCCGCGACCTGGCGTGGATCGGCATCACCGGGGTGACCCTGCGGGGACGCTTCCGCCTGCGCGAGTGCGGCGACGGGAAGACGAAGGTGACCTTCCGGCTGGCCTACGAGGCACCCGGCGGGGTGCTGGGGCTGATCGCGGACCGGGTGGCCGCGCGGCAGGTGGGCCGCATCATGAACCAGACCCTGGTGCGCCTGCAGGACCTCACCGAATCCTGAGACTGGCTTCCGAGGCAACCGTATTGCCTATACGGTCTAACTATGACGCGTGTGTCGGTGATCACCGGAGGAGCGGGCGGCATGGGGTGGGCCACCGCGGCCATCGTCGGCCGTGACCACACCGTCGTGCTGTTCGACATCCGGGAGGACCGGCTCGCCGCCGCGCACGCGGCGCTCGACGGGCAGGGCATCGCGGCGACGGCCGTCGCCGGCGACGTCACGGATCCTGCCGCCGTCGCAGCCCTGCTGCGGACCGCCACCGATCTCGGCACGCTGGCCTCGGTGATCCACACCGCGGGGGTCAGCCCCAGCATGGGCGACGCCGACTACATCCTCACGACCAACGCGATCGGCACACTCACCGTCGGCGAGCAGTTCTACCGCGTCGCACCCGAGGGTGCCGCCCTGGTCAACGTCGCGTCCATGTCGGCGTACATGCTCCCCGAGTCGATCGTGCCCACCGCCGCGTTTCCCTGTGCCCTGGAGGATCCGGACAGCTTCCTCGAGCAGATGCGCTCGGCCTGCGACATCGCGCCGGACGAGGCTCGCCCGGGCCTGGCCTACGCGCTGAGCAAGAGCTTCGTGCGGTGGTATTCGACGGCGCAGGCGGAGCGGTTCACCGGTCGCGGGCTGCGCATCCTGTCCGTCTCGCCGGGCTCGACGGACACCGAGATGGGCCGGCTCGAGGAGAAGGCCGGAGCCGGCGCGATGGTGGCCGACGCCGCGGTGCCCCGGTGGGGCACGGCGGAGGAGATGGCCGAACTGTTGGCCTTCTGCGCCGGTGGGCGAGCGGGTTACCTGACC
This window contains:
- the malQ gene encoding 4-alpha-glucanotransferase gives rise to the protein MTDSPTPVPEDLRRLAAAHGVATSYRNERREPVNVDADVVIRVLGLLEVEARTEEQRRAELIRLEERSRAGVLPPTLAVRLTGQPRPVPQAAMLVAEDGSRIEVRDEIPADLAPGWYRLHTRDGQEVTVVAAPPQVPTAPDTWGWMLQLYALRSARSWGIGDLGDLREFMDWTVTEHGCGAVLLNPLHAPGPTHPVQPSPYTPSSRRFANPLALRIEDLEAYRQAEPATRAEIDALRVSASTPRIDHDLVWAAKRSALELLWRSAGRPDPLGDATASDGLRDWATYCALAERHGGRWSRWPEPLRDVSGAAVASARRELAPRLAFHAWVQQRCAEQLAAVRDAGNRSGMALGVLHDLAVGVDADGADAWALADVLATGVSIGAPPDNFTPRGQDWGLPPWRPDRLAANGYGPLRDMLRAVLSHADGLRIDHVAGLWRLWWIPPGDGPDRGTYVHYDAEAMLAVLALEAHRAHATVVGEDLGTVEPEVTQALADNGMLGCAVSWFTRDLDDPAEPLLPPARWPERAAASISTHDLPTAAGFLGGEHVRARADLGLLDDVPAEQANADKERAEWSALLTSEGLLAADEQSDESAVILAMHRMLAATPTRLKLISPYDVIGETRQPNLPGTVDEYPNWRLPLPETLEQLRADPRVAAITAAFRTTD
- a CDS encoding VIT1/CCC1 transporter family protein, which codes for MAIPSHPAEPHVGSVAAKLNWLRAGVLGANDGIVSTAGIVVGVAAAAAERGPILTAGIAGLAAGAVSMALGEYVSVSTQRDTEKALLSKERRELRDDPAAELDELAALYEEKGLTTATARTVAEELTDHDAFAAHAEIELGITPGELTNPWHAALSSALAFTIGALLPIIAIILPPTAWRIPVTVVAVLAALVLTGAVSAGLGGAPKQRAVMRNVIGGGLALAITYGIGYLVGAAIA
- a CDS encoding multicopper oxidase family protein produces the protein MALSRRRFLSAALAGAALTACARHDAAPAAVRPEAGLAEAIARTEAARPHTGRTVTAHLRAGSSDLDLGGPVVRSLAYDGRVAGPLVRANVGDELAIGVTNGLDHPTSVHWHGIALRNDMDGAAPATPEIAPGEEFTYRFTSPVPGSYWAHPHAGLDTDYGLYLPVIIDDPADPGDYDAEWIVVLDDWTAGVGPDPHDILDGLRSRRMSMHGMPGMGGAGNSLLGGDGGDVSYPYYLVNGRIPSAPTAFTTQPGQRVRIRIINAAADTAFRVALAGHRMTVTHTDGYPVDPVDVDAVLLGMGERYDVLVTAADGVFPLLAFAEGKNGAARALLRTGAGSDPGPDFRPAELAGQVATAAALSAASPVRLAPRAPDAELQAVLSGGMMGYDWRINGRPFTDAVPLTVGENQRAVLRFVNRSMMWHPMHLHGHTFEVLRSDGAPGPRKDTVIVAPMQAVAVAFDADNPGVWMLHCHNGYHMDAGMMTTLEYV
- a CDS encoding LLM class F420-dependent oxidoreductase, with translation MKFGISTFVNDDTIDTVSLARAIEERGFTSLAVAEHTHIPASRQSPYPLGGDLPSIYYRTLDPFVTLAAAAAVTSKIELITGIALLIQRDPIITAKEAASIDLISGGRFVLGVGAGWNIEELRDHGTDPKTRGALLDERIEAIKALWTTEPAEYHGRFVDFDASYCRPKPVRTPHPPVFIGGDSDATVKRVIRHKAGWISNPLPVERLRLRIDQITEGAGHDVPLTMFAAPNDPQYWSAAAELGFGELGLLLPTKPLDKSLRILDQLAEGVAQFR
- a CDS encoding amidase codes for the protein MDFEDYRTYDATGLAELVATDKVSATELLTLARDRAAAVNPRINAIVRDIPAPEPGDGPFAGVPFLIKDLGQDYAGTPTGAGSRALASRPAPEHSTVVQRWLDAGLVIFGKTNTPEFGAKGVTEPAAHGPARNPWNLAHSPGGSSGGAAAAVAAGIVPCAGASDGGGSIRIPAACCGLVGLKPGRGLVPSGPRAAEPMHGAAVQGVVSRTVRDTAAMLDVLRGGEPGGPYVPGIPDASFASCLDTEPGPLRIGVRVPSAITPHPHPEAYAAVENTVRILTDLGHHVDELPQAPFDDAALARDFLLTWFVSIAFEVGEAKRLTGAGDASFERDTLIMAALGRATSGVDYVDAVARRHEHTRRLTTFFESHDLLLTPTLATPPPRIGAFDLPAALARSADVLLKTRTAGMLRYTKIVDDMVDDNLGWVPYTQLANLTGRPAISLPLHWTADGLPLGVQFVAPLAGESRLIQLAAQLERAVPWFDRVAAI
- a CDS encoding formate/nitrite transporter family protein, with amino-acid sequence MSTTDQRDLGDSDSPIEDALEQAFNRMVDEGTQRLHRSWREVLVTGFFGGTEVAMGVLAYLSVLVATDNPLLAGLAFSIGFLALLLGRSELFTEGFLVPVTTVAAKRASVAQLVKLWSGTLAANLVGGWLIMWLVMTAFPKLHGQTVESAQHYVDAPLNAESITLALLGGMAITLMTRMQHGTDSMPAKIAAAVAGAFLLAGLQMFHSILDSLLIFGALIAGNTSFGYLDWLSWFGYTVVCNIVGGLALVTLLRLIRSKDRLKQERREADSPTGRPR